CGGTTTCTTCATCAACGCGCTCGATTATGAAACCCGTGTGTATGAGGACGTATTCTCCCGGCTTTACATCTGGCATGAGGTCTATTCGCGCTTCTCTTTTCACGCCTCCGAAGTCCACCCATGCGGTTCCCTTTTCCCTATCCACTTCCAAAACCTTCGCAATAGTTGCGAGACACATATTTTTCACCCACTTTTGGTTGTCAAAGGGATTATTTAGTCTTTCTAAAACTTCCGGTTTGAAACTGTAAAGGACAGCGTGAGCTTTTTAGAGCGGTGATACGAGCACCTCGCAAGGGTCTCTTCTGCCTCCCTTTTGGTAACCTTCTCAAGAACAATCCCGTAGTAAATCGTCACGTAGTCACCGGGTTTGACATCTTTTATAAAATCAAGCTTTGCCTCTCTGAGCTCACCGTCAACGTCGACAATTGCCCTGTTTCCCCTAACCTCAACGACCCTTCCAGCGAGCATCAGTGCCATGGTTATCAACCAAAGGTGAACGAAAACGATTTATAGACCTTTTCCTGACCAGTCAGTCAGGTGATTGCTATGGAGGACTTGATGAAGCAAATGATTAAGGCAGTCAAAAGTAAATATGGTTTTGAGGAGACCATTGAGAAACTGAAAAAGAAAACTGAAGAACTTGGCTGGACGGTTATAGGGGAGTATGACTTCAGGGAAAAAGTTGGAATTCCCTTTGCCATTATAGAAGTCTGTAACAAGGAGTTTGCTACAAAGGCTATTAGCAAACCTGAAAATAGGTGGATTTCTGCTATGATGCCTTGTAAATTCTCCATAATAGAAATGCCTGATGGGATATACGTATTTGGTATGAACATGGAACTATTTGCTAAAATGATTCCTGGCGAGTTGGGGGGACTTCTTTCGGAAGTCTCAGAGATTGATGAAAAAATAATTTCGGCTGTTCTCTGATTTTTGTTTAGCCCTTTATTTGATTTTATTTTCATATATATGGTTTTCTAAATCGAAGAAAAGCTTTAAATTCCACAGTTCTCATAATTGTCCATAGCTATCAATGACTGAATGGTCAGAAGTGATGGGTATGGCTACAAAATCACCCGGTAAGACTAGAGAAAAACTTGTTAGGTCCGCAATGGAGCTCTTCGCCAAAAAGGGCTTTGACAAGACAACGGTAGACGAGATAGTCGCGAAAGCAGGCGTCGCCAAAGGAACTTTTTACCTCTACTTTAAAAGTAAGGACGACCTCATAAAGGAGCTCGCTTTCGAAGTTATGCCCATAATGGCTATGCCCTCCCTAAACGACCCTTATATAACGGTGTCCTTTCCAACGCTAGAGAGCTACCTCCACCAGCTTGGTAGGGAGTTTCTGGATTTTTACTCCGAGAGTTATCGAGCTGAGATTTTCTTTCATATGCTCTCCGTCAGAGAGAGGATGAAAAGTGTGAATGAAATCTACAGGCAGGCATGCTCCGAGCTATTAAGGGAAGGGGCGAGGAGAATCACGGCCTACGTTAAGGTTGGTTTTGAAGACGCTCTAATATCATTTCAGGTCTTCATCGCTTCCTTGATGCACTATCTTCATGCTAGGGAGTGTATAGGCCTTTCCGATGAGCAATACCTGAGGAGAGTCGTTAGGGTTGTTCTGAACCATCTCCGCCTTTCAGTTAGTGTATAATTTTATTTAACATTTTTATTTTGTAAAACAATTCTTTCTCACTCTTTCAGAAAACTATTTAAGGTCTTTTACTGAGGAACCAAATGACTGGTCAGTCATTAAAAGGGTGATAGCCATGGCCGAGAAACTTGTGCCGGTAGTATGCCCCTGGTGTTCCGTCGGCTGTCGCTTTTACGCGGTCAGCGTGAACGGCTACATAAGGAGGATAGAATTCGACTACGACCACCCAACAATTGCAAACAGAGGAAAGCTCTGTCCCAAGGGAGTTGCTTCCTACCAGTTCATCAACAGTTCTAAGAGGATCAAAAAGCCCCTCAAGCGCGTCGGTGAGAAGGGTGAGGGGAAGTTCGAGGAGATAAGCTGGGGAGAAGCCTACAGGATAATCGCCGAGAAAATAAAGGAGATAAAGGAAACCTACGGACCTGAGGCGATAGCCTTCCTCGGAAGTGAGAAGATAACCCTCGAGGAGAACTACCTCGTCCACAAGCTCTCCAAGGCGATAGGGACCAACCATCTCGACTTTCCCGGAAGGTACTGCCAGTACTCTAACAGCCCAGCAAGGACGGCCGTATTCGGAAGCGGTGCGGCAACAAATCCCTTCGAGGACGTTGCCAAGGCCGAGCTGATTGTCGTCTGGGGCCACAATCCTGCTGAAACCGCTCCTGTCTTCTTCGGCCAGTACGTTGAGAAAGCTGTTATTGACAACGGTGCCGAGATGGTTGTGATTGACCCGCGCTCGACGAGGGGACACAAGTACGCTTCCATTCACCTGAAGCCGTACCCGGGAACTGACCTTGCGATAGCCCTAGCGATGCTCAACGTTGTAATCAATGAGGAACTCTACGACAAGAAGTTCGTTCAGGAGAGAACCGTTGGCTTCGAAGAGCTGAAGGAGGCCGTCAAGGACTACACCCCCGAGTGGGCCGAGAAGATAAGTGGCGTTCCGGCCGAGGACATAAGAAAGGCCGCGAGGCTGATAGCGAGCAAGAGAGCGGCCTTCCTCGTTAACGAAGGTGTCAACCAGCACGTTAACGGATTTGAACTTTCCCTGGCCATAGCGAACCTCATAGCAATAACCGGTAACATCGGCAAAGAAGGCGTCTGGAGTGGTGTCTTTCCAGGAGCACAATGTGGCTTCTGTGCCGCTATGAGTGGTATAGCTCCTAACAAGCTTCCAACAGGAAAGCTCGTCACTGACGAAGCCGCTAGGGCCGAGCTTGAGAGACTCTGGGGCTTCAAGATACCCGACTGGGTCGGCCTCGACCTGACCAACATGGTGAGGGAGATAGGGAAGAAGATTAGGATGATGTACATCGTCGGCGGTAACATAGCAAAGTCAATGCCCAACACCTCGTGGGTACGGGAACAGCTCAAGAAGCTTGACTTTCTCGTTGTGCAGGACATATTCCTCACCGAGACTGCTAAATACGCGGACATAGTTCTCCCGGCCGCGGCGTGGTTCGAGAAGACCGGGACGGCAATAAGCGCCGAGAGGCGCGTCCAGAGAACTTACAAGGCCGCCGAAGCTCCTGGCGAGGCAAAACCCGACTGGCTGATTATAGTTGAGCTCGCTAAGGAACTCGGCCTCGGTGAGTACTTCAAGTATGAGCACCCGGACGAGATTCTGAGGGAGATAAACAGCGTCATCCCCGTGTTCAAGGGTGCAACGCCGGAGTACCTCGCGGAGCACCCTGAGGGATGCTTCTTCCCGTGCAGTGAACCGGGTGAGGGGACGAAGGTTCTCTTCAAGAAGGGCTTCAAGACCCCGGACGGAAAGGCCCACCTCCAGCCAGTCAAATGGCGCGAGCCACCTGAGATGACCGACGAGGAATACCCGCTCTGGCTTACCAACTTCAGGCTCGTCGGTCACTGGCACACTGGAACGATGTCATTCGAGAGCCCGAGCCTTGAGAAGCGCTGGCCAGAGGAGTACGTTATGATTAACCCGAAGGACGCCGAGAAGCACGGCATAAAGAACGGTGACCTCGTCAAGGTCGAGACGAGGCGCGGAAGTGTCCTTGTCAGGGCAGAGGTTACCGAGCACGTCAGGGAGGGCGTTATAGCGATGCCCAACCACTGGAACATCAACTTCCTGACTCTGGATGAGATACACGAGAAGACCAAGATGGCCGAGCTGAAGGCCGTTGCGGCCAGGATTAAGAAGGTTGAGGAGTGAGGTGGTTGAGATGGCTCACAAGAAGATTTTCCTCGACTATAAGCGCTGTATCGGCTGTAAGGCCTGTGAAGTGGCCTGTGAAATGACCCACGGCGAGGCAAGAATAAAGGTCTTCGAGTTCCCCGATCTCTTCACTGTCCCCTTCAACTGCCGCCACTGTGAGAAGGCACCGTGTATGAACGTTTGCCCAACCGGAGCACTCTTCAGGGACGAGGACGGAGCCGTTGCCTTCGACCCGCTCAAGTGTATCGGCTGTCTCATGTGTGCCGTTGCCTGTCCCTTCGGAATTCCAAAGCTCGACGAGGAGAACAAGATTATGGACAAGTGCGACCTCTGTGCCGATAGAAGGGCGGAAGGCCTTCTCCCGGCCTGTGTTTCAGCATGCCCAACTGAGGCCCTTAAGTTCGGTGAGATAAATGAAATCCTCTGGAACAGAGAAGGAAAAATAGTCGCCAACCTGAAGAGCTCTGCCGAGAAGGGAGAGGGCGAGAAGGCATACATCGTCCTCTGACCTTATTTTTTTTGCAAAGAAAACCAATGGTTAAAAACCAAGGGGTGATGGTGATGATTGAACTGGTGTTGATTTCAGCGCTCCTCCCGTTCCTGCTCCTGGCACTCTGGAAGCTCGAGGGAAAGACTGCTGACATCATAGCGGGCTCAATACTAGGCATCTCACTTCTCCTAAATGGAATCGCTGTCTACGATTTCTTCTCAAACGGTTCTGAAAAGGTCTATCACACCGCCTACGTTGTAACAACCAACCTTGGGGAGGTCTTTGGGATAACCCTTGATACGGCCTCGGCACTCATGGGAATCGTTTCAATACTCATAGCGTTTCTCATGGTGGTTTACGCAAGCAGGTTCCTTGAGTCCAACAGGGGAAAGTTCTACGCACTCTTCGGCCTCTTGACGGGCGCGAGCATGGTTTTCATATACTCAATCAACCTCGTTCAGTTCGCCATAGCCCTCGAGCTGATGGCCATTGCGATGCTCTGCCTTGTTGAGCTGGGCGGTGCAAAGATGGATGCCCTCAAGGCCTTTCTCGTCCTCAACGTTGGTGTTTTCCTCATACTTGGTGCAGTTCTTGTCCTCGGGAACGGCCAGGACCTCACGAAGGTCACTTATGACAGCACAGCCTTTCTCCTGCTGATTTTCGCCGCCTTTATGATGAGCTCCCAGTTCCCGTTCTATTCATGGCTCCCCGACTCAACCGCTTCTCCGATTCCAGCGAGTGCCTACGTCCATTCAGCTTCAATAGTTCCGCTCGGTGCCTACATGCTCTTCAGGGTCATACAGTACATGAAGCCGAACGACCAGTATTTCTGGCTCCTCGGAGGCCTAACCGTTGCCCTGATAATCCTAATGATGATTTATTACCCCCTCCAGCGCGATGCCAAGAGACTTGTGGCGTATTCGACCATAGCACAGACGGGCGTTGCCTACATAACCCTCGCCTACGCCCTCCTTGGCCACGTTGCAGGTATACAGATAGCCCTTTACCAGGTTGTCAACCATGCCGTTGTTAAAGCGCTCGCCTTTGCCTCCGTTGGTGGCCTTGCGATTGCATATGGTACGACTGACCTCAAGCTCATCAAAGGAATGAGAAAAAGCGTCCCGTGGACGAGCATAGCATGGTTCATGAGCTTTCTCGGCTTGGCTGGCGTTCTCCCGCTCGGTCTATTCTTCAGCAAGGCCTTCACCATAATGAGCACCAGACATGCAGAGGGCATAGCTTCGTGGCTCTTCCCGGGCGTTGTCCTCATTGACGCGGCAATATTCCTCATAGTGGTTCTCCTGTGGTTCAGGAAGAGCTTCTTCGGGGAGGGCGAATCCAGGAACGAACCAAAGGTCATCGTTGCAGTGCTTATAGTCCTCATAATAGTCGGCATAATAATGCCTTGGGTGAGCCTCGACGTTGTGATGAAGATAAGCTTCGCGGGGTGATGGGAAATGATACTCGAATACGCGATTGGAGCATTCATTCTCGGTGGCCTCGTCGGTCTGATTAGGGACTACAAGGCTACCGTCAAGGCCTCAAGTTTCATGGCCTTCCTCGGTTCGCTGGCGCTCCTCTGGCAGGTTTACTCCGTCTACACAAACGGCCCGGTTTCGGGAAACCTCTTTGGGATTCCCCTCAGGATTGACAATCTCTCGATAGTCTTCCTCCTCATAATTGGCCTCGTGGGAACCGCCGCCTCGCTCTTCGCAATCAACTATATGGAGATGTTTGAAAACGTCGGCAAGGGCTGGGTCTATGCCGTTGCATACAATACCTTCCTGGCGAGCATGGCCCTTGTAGTTACCGTTGACAGTATGGAGTACTTCGTGATGAGCTGGGAACTCATGACACTCAGCTCCTTTATACTCGTCTTCTTCAGCGAGAAGCTCAGGGACGTCGATGTGAGCGTTAAGTACTACATCACTATGCACTTCCTCGACACTATACCGCTCTTCCTTGCCCTTGGAACTGCCTATTCGCTCGTTGGAAGCTTTGA
The Thermococcus sp. DNA segment above includes these coding regions:
- a CDS encoding TetR/AcrR family transcriptional regulator; the protein is MATKSPGKTREKLVRSAMELFAKKGFDKTTVDEIVAKAGVAKGTFYLYFKSKDDLIKELAFEVMPIMAMPSLNDPYITVSFPTLESYLHQLGREFLDFYSESYRAEIFFHMLSVRERMKSVNEIYRQACSELLREGARRITAYVKVGFEDALISFQVFIASLMHYLHARECIGLSDEQYLRRVVRVVLNHLRLSVSV
- a CDS encoding 4Fe-4S dicluster domain-containing protein produces the protein MAHKKIFLDYKRCIGCKACEVACEMTHGEARIKVFEFPDLFTVPFNCRHCEKAPCMNVCPTGALFRDEDGAVAFDPLKCIGCLMCAVACPFGIPKLDEENKIMDKCDLCADRRAEGLLPACVSACPTEALKFGEINEILWNREGKIVANLKSSAEKGEGEKAYIVL
- a CDS encoding HypC/HybG/HupF family hydrogenase formation chaperone gives rise to the protein MCLATIAKVLEVDREKGTAWVDFGGVKREARIDLMPDVKPGEYVLIHTGFIIERVDEETAKEILSAWDEVFKLEDKAIGGYYYPGD
- a CDS encoding HypC/HybG/HupF family hydrogenase formation chaperone, with translation MALMLAGRVVEVRGNRAIVDVDGELREAKLDFIKDVKPGDYVTIYYGIVLEKVTKREAEETLARCSYHRSKKLTLSFTVSNRKF
- a CDS encoding DUF302 domain-containing protein, which encodes MEDLMKQMIKAVKSKYGFEETIEKLKKKTEELGWTVIGEYDFREKVGIPFAIIEVCNKEFATKAISKPENRWISAMMPCKFSIIEMPDGIYVFGMNMELFAKMIPGELGGLLSEVSEIDEKIISAVL
- a CDS encoding proton-conducting transporter membrane subunit; this encodes MVMIELVLISALLPFLLLALWKLEGKTADIIAGSILGISLLLNGIAVYDFFSNGSEKVYHTAYVVTTNLGEVFGITLDTASALMGIVSILIAFLMVVYASRFLESNRGKFYALFGLLTGASMVFIYSINLVQFAIALELMAIAMLCLVELGGAKMDALKAFLVLNVGVFLILGAVLVLGNGQDLTKVTYDSTAFLLLIFAAFMMSSQFPFYSWLPDSTASPIPASAYVHSASIVPLGAYMLFRVIQYMKPNDQYFWLLGGLTVALIILMMIYYPLQRDAKRLVAYSTIAQTGVAYITLAYALLGHVAGIQIALYQVVNHAVVKALAFASVGGLAIAYGTTDLKLIKGMRKSVPWTSIAWFMSFLGLAGVLPLGLFFSKAFTIMSTRHAEGIASWLFPGVVLIDAAIFLIVVLLWFRKSFFGEGESRNEPKVIVAVLIVLIIVGIIMPWVSLDVVMKISFAG
- the fdhF gene encoding formate dehydrogenase subunit alpha codes for the protein MAEKLVPVVCPWCSVGCRFYAVSVNGYIRRIEFDYDHPTIANRGKLCPKGVASYQFINSSKRIKKPLKRVGEKGEGKFEEISWGEAYRIIAEKIKEIKETYGPEAIAFLGSEKITLEENYLVHKLSKAIGTNHLDFPGRYCQYSNSPARTAVFGSGAATNPFEDVAKAELIVVWGHNPAETAPVFFGQYVEKAVIDNGAEMVVIDPRSTRGHKYASIHLKPYPGTDLAIALAMLNVVINEELYDKKFVQERTVGFEELKEAVKDYTPEWAEKISGVPAEDIRKAARLIASKRAAFLVNEGVNQHVNGFELSLAIANLIAITGNIGKEGVWSGVFPGAQCGFCAAMSGIAPNKLPTGKLVTDEAARAELERLWGFKIPDWVGLDLTNMVREIGKKIRMMYIVGGNIAKSMPNTSWVREQLKKLDFLVVQDIFLTETAKYADIVLPAAAWFEKTGTAISAERRVQRTYKAAEAPGEAKPDWLIIVELAKELGLGEYFKYEHPDEILREINSVIPVFKGATPEYLAEHPEGCFFPCSEPGEGTKVLFKKGFKTPDGKAHLQPVKWREPPEMTDEEYPLWLTNFRLVGHWHTGTMSFESPSLEKRWPEEYVMINPKDAEKHGIKNGDLVKVETRRGSVLVRAEVTEHVREGVIAMPNHWNINFLTLDEIHEKTKMAELKAVAARIKKVEE